The sequence ATCACAATATCTGCTGTTGGATTCGGCCAGTTTCTGCAACAGAGCCTCAACGCGATCATTGTTGGACATGCGTATTTGTTGTTCATCTGCCTGGTGTTGCTTAACTAACTCTTCAATGCGAGCTTCATACATTTCAACCAGTCGTTGCTTCTCGGCATCAATTTCGTCGTCGCTTCCGCAAGCACGATCCTGCGTGTGCACGTAAGAATCCTTCGAATGGATTGACGAAGTGGTGATGTCCTCAAAGTGACCTGAATCAGCAAACGAGCTTTGCATTTCCGAAGTGGACATCTTATCCATGAACTGTACCTGGTGGATGCCGTGATTGTGAAGATGATGTCGAGGACTAGCCTTAACCACTTCGTCCGCTTGATCCACGATCGGCGAAATGCCTTGGGAGCTGGGTGTGTTTGCATCATTGGTAGTATTCTCCCGTACCGTTACTGCGTCACTGGAGTTAGATCGTTCCTCCGGGGAACTGAGCGAAGCCTTGAACAGGCGCAATTCAACAACCTCTTTGGTAAGTCTTAAGATTTCACTATCACGTTGCTCTAGGTCTATGCGGGCCTGCGAGAGCAGCTCTTTCAGTCGTCTGATCTGGCGCTGAGCCCTCTGGGTCGGGGTCAGATAGTCCTCACCCGTCTGACCAGCGTGGCTCGAGCAGTGCACTACGTATTTCATCTTGCGTCCACTAAAGGTGGTACCATTGCGAGCGACGTACGGATGGTCGCACGACATTCCGCTAGCCACTGAACTGTAGCTGTGCAACGAGTCCAAATCGTCATCCAAATAGCTGGTAACTGGCGATTCCGGCGAAACCGGTGGCGTCTTTGGGCTCAG comes from Armigeres subalbatus isolate Guangzhou_Male chromosome 2, GZ_Asu_2, whole genome shotgun sequence and encodes:
- the LOC134213119 gene encoding protein quick-to-court isoform X4: MKSLNLVNSGHSASCNNSAQRSPRRPHTPCESATTPGHGHGLHKNSLSPKTPPVSPESPVTSYLDDDLDSLHSYSSVASGMSCDHPYVARNGTTFSGRKMKYVVHCSSHAGQTGEDYLTPTQRAQRQIRRLKELLSQARIDLEQRDSEILRLTKEVVELRLFKASLSSPEERSNSSDAVTVRENTTNDANTPSSQGISPIVDQADEVVKASPRHHLHNHGIHQVQFMDKMSTSEMQSSFADSGHFEDITTSSIHSKDSYVHTQDRACGSDDEIDAEKQRLVEMYEARIEELVKQHQADEQQIRMSNNDRVEALLQKLAESNSRYCDLVPDYEQAKERIRELEKQLEELHSQLQQQEGKANKIYLHMYTKGQGAEGQQNAAADMARPSPSRVSVPELMQQLQVTQEELENIRDTSYQPEGGTSHVLLSAKEAISLWLLGARKTMYKRLIDAQQVKNKVDPEVTLQFLKSAIYYFLTDKENSQGHLNAIESILGFSDTEKSNIDKARAYK